In the Catenovulum adriaticum genome, TCAGTGTTTCAGATTTAGTTTATTGAGATCTTTTTACGCTCGGCTGTATCTTTAATATAGCTTAACCAGCCTTTTGCAACACGTTTGTGTTGATTAGACTTAAGACCTTCTTGTGCATGCTCATATGCTTTTTTGTAATTGCCTAAATTGAAATGAGCTTCAATTAACGCAACATTAATTGAGCCTTTCTTAGGGCTATCATACTCTAAAGCTTTGTTATATGAAGCAATTGCACTTTTGTACTTTTCGGAAACTGAAAATAAATCACCAGATTTACGATAGAACTCAGCATCATTATCTAATTTAGCGGCTGCTAAATAAGTTTTTGCTGCTTTGTCATATTCTGACGCCTGATGAAAATAGTTTGCAGTTGATCCCATATTTTTAGCATTCTTTTCAAGTAAGCCAGATTCGATGTGTTTTTCCATCGTCACAGCTGCTTTGTAAGGAATACCATTCATTGAGTACAACTGAGCTAAGGTTGTAAAATGAGTTGGTTTGGTTAAAAACCCTTGTATTTCTGCTAATTCGAAAGTCGACAATGAACGTTCATAATCTTCTGTCATTAGATAGAATTGAGCAAGTGGAATCCACCATTTTTTATCTTCCGGGAATACCTTAATAGCATCAGTAGTTACCTCAATCGCACCCTTATAATTTTTTTGATCTACATAAGCAGACATTTTTAATTGATAAGGATCGGCTTTAGGTTCTTTCGCATACTGAATTGCTAAGTCAGCATTCTCAATAGTTTTGTCATATTCTTTTAGCTGATAATAAGCCAAAGCTTTATGACTATAAACTGTTGGGTCATGCTTTTCTGTAAACGCAAACCATTGATTATATGCATCAATCGTTGCTTGGTACTTTTCTTCCTGAAGGTTCAAAATAGCTAAAAGCTTATATACACCGGCTTGGTCATCCCAACTCAGAATGTCTAAGTCTGCTGCATATTTTATTTTGCTGATGGCTTTATCGTAGTCACCTTCTTGAGCGTAAAGTTTACCGATAAGTTGTGATAAATAAGCTTTATCAAATTCTTTTTTCGGCTCTAGCTCTTCAAGAAGACGGATAGCAGCTTTAGGATCGGCTTCTCTACCTTCTTCTTCATTAGGCGTTAAAAACTCAACCGCTTCAGCAACTTTTTTACCAACTCTTTCAGACATTACCTCTACAGGTCTTGCCTTTTTCTTCTCTTCTAGCGA is a window encoding:
- a CDS encoding tetratricopeptide repeat protein, which translates into the protein MKFSRLILTAVLFGATASATMLPMQAAAAQSLEEKKKARPVEVMSERVGKKVAEAVEFLTPNEEEGREADPKAAIRLLEELEPKKEFDKAYLSQLIGKLYAQEGDYDKAISKIKYAADLDILSWDDQAGVYKLLAILNLQEEKYQATIDAYNQWFAFTEKHDPTVYSHKALAYYQLKEYDKTIENADLAIQYAKEPKADPYQLKMSAYVDQKNYKGAIEVTTDAIKVFPEDKKWWIPLAQFYLMTEDYERSLSTFELAEIQGFLTKPTHFTTLAQLYSMNGIPYKAAVTMEKHIESGLLEKNAKNMGSTANYFHQASEYDKAAKTYLAAAKLDNDAEFYRKSGDLFSVSEKYKSAIASYNKALEYDSPKKGSINVALIEAHFNLGNYKKAYEHAQEGLKSNQHKRVAKGWLSYIKDTAERKKISIN